One genomic window of Paenibacillus xylanilyticus includes the following:
- a CDS encoding ATP-binding protein yields MKNKIYLPNGTEAQEACYSEFPIEEYNTNPFIQALPPIADKKTIIKKLMTIPTFKEVERELDSSYRMHIVKRLYKLFQPLPQHVRIWNMVFSLVFQGYLARNPFDKEYIRYVNATGKQIINRTYDLSNKTDFRTTANCGLLIGYSGMGKTTTMNKILNNIPSVIVHDTYRGQHYNQTQLVHITLQTPHNSSLKALSLQFFMKVDEILGTNNFKKYVSRNLSVDAMLPLMGIVSQNIGLGLMVIDEVQHLQNRGVLQMMNYFVTMMNSFGVPVIFIGTPASYPIFQNELRIARRVTGSGEIIWNNMGNDNEFRLFLESVWKYQWNRKFTPLSEELIQIFYEETQGISDLIIKLFVNVQQMAIYSGKEEITIEIVKRTVKESFKMMKPMLDALRSGNPYKIAKYEDLRRLEETHNKKTERVEQPVKIIKKEIIKGNQMVNLLTVSNNPKQKIQRDYTDDDIRQVYIKANKLGVSPYQLLLEKGYIDEMSFGQGDDFL; encoded by the coding sequence ATGAAGAATAAAATTTACCTACCGAATGGGACGGAAGCTCAGGAAGCTTGTTACAGTGAATTTCCAATTGAAGAATACAATACAAACCCTTTTATTCAGGCGTTACCACCTATAGCTGATAAGAAGACCATTATTAAGAAGTTAATGACGATTCCAACATTTAAAGAAGTGGAACGTGAGTTGGATAGCTCTTATAGAATGCATATTGTTAAACGATTGTATAAGCTTTTTCAGCCCTTGCCGCAACATGTCCGAATTTGGAATATGGTATTTTCGCTTGTATTCCAGGGATACTTGGCGAGGAATCCATTTGATAAGGAGTACATTAGATATGTGAATGCAACAGGTAAGCAAATAATCAATAGAACGTATGATTTAAGCAATAAAACGGATTTTAGAACAACAGCCAATTGTGGGCTTTTGATTGGTTATTCAGGCATGGGGAAAACAACAACTATGAATAAAATCCTCAATAATATTCCTTCGGTTATTGTTCATGATACGTATCGGGGTCAGCATTATAACCAAACGCAATTGGTGCACATTACTTTACAGACCCCGCATAATTCGAGTTTAAAAGCATTATCACTTCAGTTTTTTATGAAAGTAGATGAGATACTCGGAACAAACAATTTTAAGAAATATGTCTCACGAAATTTAAGTGTAGATGCTATGCTCCCGCTAATGGGGATTGTATCGCAAAATATAGGGCTGGGTTTAATGGTAATTGACGAGGTGCAACATTTACAAAACCGTGGTGTTCTACAAATGATGAATTATTTTGTTACGATGATGAATTCGTTCGGAGTCCCTGTAATCTTCATTGGTACGCCAGCTTCATATCCCATTTTTCAAAACGAGCTGAGGATAGCAAGAAGAGTAACGGGAAGTGGTGAAATCATCTGGAACAACATGGGGAATGACAATGAATTTCGTCTGTTTTTGGAGTCAGTTTGGAAATATCAATGGAATCGAAAATTTACGCCTTTGAGCGAAGAGCTGATCCAGATCTTTTATGAAGAGACGCAGGGGATATCAGACCTCATCATCAAGTTGTTTGTAAATGTTCAGCAAATGGCAATTTATAGTGGGAAAGAAGAAATTACGATAGAAATTGTGAAAAGGACGGTCAAAGAAAGCTTTAAAATGATGAAGCCTATGTTGGATGCATTAAGATCAGGGAATCCCTACAAGATCGCTAAATATGAGGATTTGAGAAGATTAGAAGAGACACATAATAAGAAAACCGAGAGGGTAGAACAGCCAGTAAAAATAATAAAAAAGGAGATAATTAAGGGAAATCAGATGGTAAATCTATTGACCGTCTCAAATAATCCAAAGCAAAAAATACAGCGGGATTATACGGATGATGATATTAGGCAAGTTTACATTAAAGCAAATAAATTAGGTGTTTCGCCGTATCAACTTCTCTTAGAGAAAGGATATATCGATGAGATGAGCTTTGGGCAAGGGGATGATTTCTTATGA
- a CDS encoding TnsD family Tn7-like transposition protein: protein MMNFLPRLHQDELLYSVIARYKRMCGMVSKIALVRDLYDEKTVFKSTLFPQHLNKLIANFPYNSKIGVNELINNHTPFNFYTAFLSSQLTETISDGMINGKGTGIEALVGIAGSRVKLNDHLKVCPACLVEDVESLGEGFWKRSHQIVGALFCLKHEVPLVNSKVGSSDNIVDFICADEDVYDTENSLPVIYSAEIKKLNLSYLRNVSYLLNVNQKRKNLSFIIDYYIDRLREKGFASKSGNLYITELVEVFGSFYPTEYLELMQSTIDIKSETNWLRLFVRNNNKNRSPLRHLLLLQFLGLDVSELFDWNSTIGKITIKSNRKPKYELSERKSEWLKLINENQGATRAELKEKGKGLHTWIFAHDRVWYEDVTPRIKARKNKRAAIDWNQRDEECLKLAKKAVKGILSFDGKPIRIIPANIRRAAGVKKWFLHKKLNKTWQYIEEVSEDINSYRIRKINWAISELMRKHGKATAYQVQLYAGFGGKNDEVRKIINEVLESNRDI from the coding sequence ATGATGAATTTTCTACCCCGCTTACATCAAGATGAACTGCTCTATAGCGTAATAGCCCGATACAAAAGAATGTGTGGAATGGTAAGCAAAATTGCATTAGTCAGAGACTTGTATGACGAAAAAACTGTATTTAAATCAACGTTATTTCCACAACATTTGAATAAGCTGATAGCTAATTTTCCCTATAATTCAAAAATTGGGGTGAACGAGCTTATCAATAATCATACTCCGTTTAATTTCTACACTGCCTTTTTATCCAGTCAGCTTACGGAAACAATATCAGATGGAATGATAAATGGTAAAGGAACAGGCATCGAAGCTTTAGTTGGTATCGCAGGTAGTAGAGTGAAATTAAACGATCATCTGAAAGTGTGTCCCGCCTGTCTTGTAGAGGATGTGGAAAGCTTAGGTGAAGGTTTTTGGAAGAGATCCCATCAAATTGTCGGAGCATTGTTTTGCTTAAAACATGAAGTTCCTTTAGTAAATAGTAAAGTTGGAAGCTCTGATAACATTGTTGATTTTATTTGTGCGGATGAGGATGTCTACGACACTGAAAATAGTTTACCCGTTATTTACTCAGCAGAGATTAAGAAGCTTAATTTAAGCTACCTTCGAAACGTTTCATATTTACTGAATGTTAATCAGAAGAGAAAGAACCTCTCTTTCATTATTGATTATTATATCGATCGTTTGAGGGAGAAAGGTTTTGCTTCAAAAAGCGGCAACTTATACATTACTGAATTGGTTGAAGTTTTTGGTAGTTTTTATCCTACTGAATACTTAGAGCTTATGCAAAGCACGATAGATATTAAAAGCGAGACGAATTGGTTGAGGCTTTTTGTCAGAAATAACAATAAGAACAGAAGTCCGTTGAGACATCTCTTATTGTTACAGTTTTTAGGTTTAGATGTCTCGGAGCTATTTGATTGGAATTCAACAATTGGAAAGATCACGATTAAGTCTAATCGGAAGCCGAAGTATGAGTTGAGCGAACGAAAAAGCGAATGGTTAAAGCTGATTAATGAAAATCAGGGTGCTACGAGGGCTGAGCTGAAAGAGAAGGGAAAAGGGCTTCATACTTGGATTTTTGCTCACGATAGAGTGTGGTATGAAGATGTAACACCCAGGATTAAAGCAAGAAAAAATAAGAGAGCGGCAATTGATTGGAATCAAAGAGACGAAGAGTGTTTAAAGCTTGCAAAGAAGGCTGTCAAAGGAATTTTGAGCTTTGATGGAAAACCAATTAGGATTATTCCAGCTAACATCAGGAGAGCGGCGGGAGTTAAGAAGTGGTTTCTCCATAAAAAACTTAATAAGACATGGCAGTATATAGAGGAAGTAAGTGAGGATATAAACAGCTATCGTATCAGAAAAATTAATTGGGCTATATCTGAATTAATGAGGAAGCATGGAAAGGCAACTGCATACCAAGTTCAGTTGTATGCTGGATTCGGAGGGAAGAATGACGAAGTAAGAAAGATCATTAATGAAGTTCTTGAGAGTAATAGAGATATATAA
- a CDS encoding leucine-rich repeat domain-containing protein, producing the protein MAFIPLNCPNCNGRIEYKEGEILKCPYCETELLLKQNHVYYVDQTINHYHGTPPKTAPKLNVSVRLLLILMLLLTGAIGTYFYYSVSSTHPQAEANLPVRKMPESEVLLSFLRDIFDKGSALPTEEELARLRYLTVEHSENDQWKFTYSLSDPFSDEQAEKITYVTQDKKLNSQQIDQRDFEAFKGLTALDLTNTYEISQSNQTTFAHMSGLKSYGGAFNESFSTFSDFFGDKSKVTHLSTQLRSNQELALLLEFPNLNSLSITYVDESVTDFSLLNKLPLKSLSLTYTNELGWLSSMTGLTSLSINYSEATDLQPLYALTQLQELQLSFLTNVKSIDFVQNMPALQSLDIENVNFSSLEPLAGKASITKLRLASLSQLSSVKPINSLSSLRELTLSGYYENAEALTLPKVERVEIPSSFLPGLKAPSATSLTLRGGSGELNLAALGKFPKLKQLSLSEVSEVTRLGALDGLSSLEALSIYDSSLYQESDALFRLKQVKSLMCSECRLNFEQQAAAENSVLEHLTLEQPYFSINNTSVNEVDQMMPYFAKLSALRSFTLQDSNLASLEFMSNWQAIEELHLENNAISNIETLSQLPKLQKVYLSGNSVQNKSVLGTGVRVY; encoded by the coding sequence GTGGCTTTTATCCCGTTAAACTGTCCCAATTGCAACGGAAGAATTGAATACAAAGAGGGTGAGATATTAAAGTGTCCCTATTGTGAAACAGAGCTTTTATTGAAGCAAAATCATGTCTATTACGTGGACCAGACCATTAATCACTACCATGGAACGCCCCCAAAAACAGCACCGAAGCTGAACGTCTCTGTAAGGCTGCTGCTGATATTGATGCTGCTCCTAACCGGGGCCATCGGTACTTATTTTTATTACAGCGTCAGCTCCACTCATCCCCAAGCAGAAGCCAATCTGCCTGTGCGAAAGATGCCTGAAAGCGAGGTTCTGCTCTCCTTTTTGCGGGATATCTTCGATAAAGGGTCTGCCCTGCCGACAGAGGAGGAATTGGCTCGCCTTCGCTATTTAACCGTAGAGCATTCGGAGAATGATCAGTGGAAGTTTACATATAGCCTCTCCGATCCCTTCAGCGATGAACAGGCCGAGAAGATTACGTATGTTACTCAGGACAAAAAACTGAATAGCCAGCAGATTGATCAGCGAGATTTTGAAGCTTTTAAGGGACTGACGGCGTTGGACCTGACGAATACCTATGAAATCTCCCAGTCGAACCAAACCACGTTTGCTCATATGTCCGGATTAAAAAGCTACGGAGGCGCTTTTAACGAATCTTTCAGCACGTTTTCTGACTTCTTTGGTGACAAGTCTAAAGTTACGCACCTCTCTACCCAGTTACGAAGCAATCAGGAATTGGCCCTGCTGTTGGAATTCCCTAATCTGAACTCGTTATCCATTACCTATGTGGATGAATCGGTAACGGATTTTTCTTTATTGAACAAACTGCCGCTCAAGTCCCTGTCGCTCACCTATACCAATGAACTGGGATGGTTGTCGTCTATGACCGGGCTGACTTCCCTGTCCATCAATTACAGTGAAGCCACAGACCTGCAGCCGCTATACGCCTTAACTCAGCTTCAGGAGCTTCAGTTGTCCTTTTTAACGAATGTAAAGTCCATCGACTTTGTGCAAAATATGCCTGCTTTACAATCACTGGATATTGAAAATGTAAATTTCTCCAGTCTGGAGCCCCTGGCTGGCAAGGCCTCCATCACGAAACTACGCCTGGCTTCTCTAAGTCAACTTAGTTCAGTAAAGCCCATCAATAGCCTATCCTCTTTGCGGGAATTAACGTTGTCCGGCTACTACGAGAATGCAGAAGCGCTGACACTGCCTAAAGTAGAGCGAGTAGAAATTCCGAGCTCCTTTCTCCCCGGGCTGAAAGCGCCCTCCGCAACCAGCCTGACGCTCCGTGGCGGAAGTGGAGAGTTGAATTTGGCGGCGCTGGGGAAATTTCCGAAACTGAAGCAGCTCTCCCTCTCGGAGGTCAGTGAAGTAACCCGTCTAGGCGCCCTGGACGGCTTGTCCAGCCTGGAGGCCCTAAGCATTTATGACTCGTCACTATATCAGGAGAGCGATGCTTTATTTCGTTTGAAGCAGGTCAAATCTCTGATGTGCTCCGAGTGCCGGTTGAACTTTGAACAACAGGCGGCTGCGGAGAACAGCGTGCTTGAACATTTGACCTTAGAGCAACCGTATTTCAGCATAAATAACACCTCTGTTAATGAAGTTGACCAAATGATGCCTTACTTTGCCAAACTGTCCGCTCTGCGTTCCTTCACTCTGCAAGACAGCAATTTGGCTTCTCTCGAATTTATGAGTAACTGGCAGGCCATAGAAGAGCTTCATCTCGAGAACAATGCCATTTCCAATATCGAGACCCTAAGCCAGCTGCCTAAACTGCAAAAGGTATATCTATCCGGTAATTCTGTACAAAACAAATCGGTGCTTGGTACGGGTGTGCGAGTATATTAA
- a CDS encoding transposase family protein — MTNMLFRYGDGKVIRVLYINRVSSIIYVIDMASNRWAYPLRLDDLRILQEQSEIIMLEEDIYCRVFFEEDLSEAEKMKREHDWEIVQYLLNCLEAEENLYISKYREKALKEAMQIFQLSYNGVKNLLIRYWHGAQTKNSLLPSYHRCGAKQRDRKSSNKKRGKPRNDEKSIGVNVDDNMKKLFKVALNRYYYSERNNSLKITYELMLRDSFVKEKVEHNGINLPVLLDKSKMPTYQQFLYWFKKMNNAKMEISKRSGTRAYQQNYRTIIGDSTQDAGGACGSLWQIDSTLFDIYLVSSVSRDITVGRPIVFLVIDVYSRLIMGVNISYESLNSYSGAMVALANSMSSKKEFASRYGISIEDEEWPYCVPLRVMADRGELVGKQIENAIQGLGITIQNSPPYHADYKGIIESAFSVLNSRVKPFADGVVINGKGNKERGESDYRLKANLTIEDFCKIVIKCVLFHNKNHVLTDYVLDESMLEEKIEKIPLQIWNHGVKNRKGQLRLLPEEMIKTHLFPMDKATVTARGVSYKKMLYASGYTLKNDWFQKARINGSWRVNICYDPRDLTNIYVRDEGEEGLLKLTLLDHLTKYANKGIEEIEKIATHEQKIDEKSKERELQEKVQLFTEIEHIVENAKRKTDSEKDYGKSKTQRLSGIKENQRNERLLHRASESKETSIVETITVHESNDDIDDLHLFFNNEDGDYDEE; from the coding sequence ATGACGAATATGTTGTTTAGGTATGGAGACGGCAAAGTAATAAGAGTGCTCTATATTAACCGTGTTTCTTCTATTATATATGTGATCGATATGGCGAGTAATAGATGGGCATATCCTCTTAGGTTAGATGATTTGAGGATTCTTCAAGAGCAATCAGAAATTATAATGCTGGAAGAAGACATTTATTGCAGAGTTTTCTTTGAAGAGGATTTAAGCGAAGCGGAAAAAATGAAAAGGGAACACGACTGGGAGATCGTACAATATTTACTGAATTGTCTTGAAGCTGAGGAGAATTTGTACATCAGTAAATATAGAGAAAAAGCATTAAAGGAAGCGATGCAGATATTTCAGTTAAGTTATAACGGTGTAAAAAACTTACTTATTCGCTATTGGCATGGAGCACAGACTAAAAATAGCCTATTGCCAAGCTACCATAGATGCGGAGCTAAGCAAAGGGATAGAAAGAGTAGTAATAAAAAACGTGGGAAACCACGCAATGATGAAAAGAGCATCGGTGTAAATGTTGACGATAATATGAAAAAGTTATTTAAGGTGGCGCTCAATCGTTATTACTACTCCGAACGGAATAATTCATTAAAAATAACGTATGAGTTGATGCTCAGGGATTCTTTTGTTAAAGAGAAAGTTGAACACAATGGTATTAACTTGCCTGTACTATTAGACAAATCCAAAATGCCAACATATCAACAGTTTTTGTACTGGTTCAAGAAAATGAATAATGCCAAAATGGAGATCTCGAAAAGAAGTGGAACCAGGGCATATCAGCAAAATTATAGAACAATTATTGGGGACTCAACGCAAGATGCTGGCGGAGCTTGCGGCTCTTTATGGCAAATTGATAGCACATTATTCGATATATACCTCGTGTCCAGCGTCTCCAGGGACATCACAGTTGGTCGTCCGATCGTTTTCTTGGTGATAGATGTGTACTCCCGCCTCATAATGGGGGTCAATATTAGTTATGAATCATTAAATTCATATAGTGGTGCTATGGTTGCACTTGCGAATAGTATGTCATCTAAGAAAGAGTTTGCTTCAAGGTATGGTATAAGCATAGAAGATGAGGAGTGGCCATACTGTGTTCCACTCCGTGTAATGGCAGATCGTGGAGAACTGGTTGGCAAACAGATTGAGAATGCAATTCAAGGCTTGGGGATTACAATACAAAACAGCCCACCTTACCATGCAGATTATAAAGGAATCATTGAGTCAGCATTTTCAGTATTGAATTCGAGAGTCAAGCCTTTTGCTGATGGGGTTGTAATCAATGGGAAAGGAAATAAAGAGAGAGGTGAATCCGATTATCGTTTAAAGGCGAATTTAACGATTGAGGATTTTTGTAAAATTGTAATAAAATGTGTGTTATTTCACAATAAAAACCACGTGCTAACTGATTACGTGTTAGATGAGTCCATGTTGGAAGAGAAAATTGAAAAGATACCCCTTCAAATTTGGAATCATGGAGTAAAGAATAGAAAGGGGCAATTGAGGCTTTTACCAGAAGAAATGATTAAGACACATCTTTTCCCGATGGATAAGGCTACTGTTACTGCCAGAGGAGTTTCTTATAAGAAGATGTTGTATGCTTCAGGTTACACATTAAAAAATGATTGGTTTCAGAAGGCACGAATAAATGGTAGCTGGCGAGTAAACATTTGCTACGATCCACGGGATTTAACAAATATCTACGTGAGGGATGAGGGAGAGGAGGGCTTACTTAAACTGACACTATTGGATCACCTAACGAAATATGCAAATAAGGGAATTGAAGAGATAGAGAAGATTGCAACACATGAACAAAAAATCGACGAGAAGAGCAAGGAGAGAGAATTGCAGGAAAAGGTCCAGCTTTTCACAGAAATTGAGCACATCGTTGAGAATGCCAAAAGAAAAACTGATTCCGAAAAAGATTATGGTAAGAGTAAGACACAGCGATTATCTGGTATTAAGGAAAACCAACGAAATGAGCGTTTGTTGCATCGGGCAAGTGAATCTAAAGAAACATCAATTGTTGAAACAATCACTGTTCATGAATCAAATGATGACATCGATGACTTACACTTGTTTTTCAATAATGAAGATGGTGATTACGATGAAGAATAA
- a CDS encoding GNAT family N-acetyltransferase: MQEFIFKKDYKNNEVFRKSFFELAANTFDLKFENWYQQGFWGEGYIPFSFVDGDQVIANASVNILELIIHGEKKKAIQIGTVMTHPDYRGKGLSTRLMNKILEEYDNKYDLMYLFANESVLDFYPKFGFKPVEEHLFSMDYKAKKSPEPANLRKLDVTNAEDLRLILKFASERLPVSQHFGTAQTQGILMYYCLNVFSNDIYYLENKKVIVIYQKEDNNIDLFDVIGLNEVHMIDILHQIADEDTGTITFHFTPDATEHLVLKSTLTNDGLFVKKPGDLLYPVQVKHPITSIA; encoded by the coding sequence ATGCAGGAATTTATATTTAAGAAGGATTATAAAAACAATGAAGTCTTTCGAAAGAGTTTCTTCGAACTTGCTGCTAACACTTTTGATTTAAAGTTTGAAAACTGGTACCAACAAGGGTTTTGGGGAGAAGGATACATACCTTTTTCATTTGTAGATGGAGACCAGGTTATTGCCAACGCTTCTGTTAACATCCTTGAACTCATCATTCACGGGGAGAAGAAAAAAGCAATTCAAATCGGCACGGTGATGACACATCCCGATTATCGAGGGAAAGGACTATCCACTCGTTTAATGAACAAGATTTTAGAGGAATACGACAACAAGTACGATCTCATGTACCTTTTTGCCAATGAATCGGTGCTTGATTTTTACCCCAAGTTTGGGTTTAAACCGGTGGAAGAACATCTTTTTTCAATGGATTATAAGGCAAAAAAATCACCCGAGCCTGCGAACCTTCGAAAACTCGATGTTACTAATGCGGAGGATTTACGCCTTATTCTTAAATTTGCATCCGAAAGGCTACCTGTTTCGCAACATTTCGGAACCGCCCAGACTCAAGGCATACTCATGTATTACTGCCTGAATGTGTTCAGTAACGATATTTATTACTTAGAAAATAAAAAGGTCATCGTGATTTATCAGAAGGAAGACAATAATATTGACCTCTTCGATGTTATTGGTTTAAACGAAGTCCATATGATCGATATTTTACATCAGATTGCAGATGAGGATACAGGGACAATAACCTTCCATTTCACACCAGATGCAACAGAACATCTCGTTCTAAAAAGTACCCTCACCAATGATGGCTTATTTGTAAAAAAACCTGGTGATCTTCTCTACCCTGTGCAAGTTAAACATCCGATTACTTCGATCGCTTAA